CATCAATCCGTTGACCGCACAGGGCTGGCTGGAGCCGCTCGCGATGGACACCGCGCGCGCACGGCTGGTCGAAACGCTGCGCCAGCACGACGCGCATGGCCGCTTTCGTCTCTACCATCCGTTCACCCGCGGCGGCACCGCGATCTATTGCCACGCCAAGATCACGATCATCGACGACACGCAGTTGCGCGTCGGATCGGCCAACATCAACAATCGCTCGCTGCGCCTCGATACCGAATGCGACATCGTGCTCGACACCGATCGCCATCCCGATGCCGGGCTGGAGGACAAGATCCGCGCCACCCGCCACGACCTGATGGCCGAACATCTCGACGTCCCGCCCGAACGCGTTGCCCAGCTGATGGAACAGACCGGATCGCTGATCGAGACGATCGAGCGCCTGCGCGGCCCCGGCCGGTCGCTTCGCCCCTATGAAGTGCCGGACCTCGACGGCGTTCAAAAATGGCTGGCGGACAATGAGGTCCTTGATCCTGAGGGTCCCGGCGAGATGTTCGAGGCCACCACCCATCGCGGCCTGTTCCGCGGCCGCCTGAAGCGCCGCGGCTGATCCGGGGCACGATAGGGTCCGCATGTCACGGCGCGGCATCCCGCCTGCCCTGATGTGCAGTGACCCCATGGACACTCGCGCATGGCCTGTGGTCGTCGGGCGAATGTCGGCAGGATAGCAGCCGCCACTCCCGCCCTCCCGTCCTACCTCAGCCGCCCGATCGCCCACGCCGCCGCCTCGGCGACCACCGCGTCATCGTCGTGACGCAGCTGTTCCAGCGCCGGTAGCAATGTCGCGGTGCCACTGTTGCCGGCGGCGATGGCGGCGTTGCGCACCATGCGCCCCCGGCCGATGCGCTTGATCGGAGAGCCGGCGAACACCTGGCGGAAACTCGCATCGTCGAGCGCGAGGATGTCGGCCAGCATCGGCGCGGTCAGTTCGGCGCGGGGGTGAAAGGCGATGTTGGCCGCAGCGGTAGCGGCGAACTTGTTCCAGGGACACACCGACAGGCAGTCGTCGCAGCCATAGATGCGGTTGCCGATCCCCTCGCGGAATTCGTGGGGGATCGGACCGGCATGCTCGATCGTCAGATAGGAAATGCAACGCCGCGCATCGAGGCGATAGGGCGCGGGAAAGGCATCGGTCGGACAGGCGCGCTGGCAGGCATCGCACGATCCGCAGGTGTCGCGGCCCGGCCGGTCGGGCGCCAGGTCGAGCGTCGTGTAGATCGCGCCGAGGAACAGCCAGCTGCCATGGTCGCGGCTGACGAGATTGGTGTGCTTGCCCTGCCAGCCCAGCCCCGCCGCCTCGCTGAGCGGCTTTTCCATGACCGGGGCGGTGTCGACGAACACCTTGAGGTCGCACCCCGCCTCCTGCGCCAGCCACCGGCCCAGCGCCTTCAGCGCGCGCTTGATGACGTCGTGATAGTCGCCGCCCTGCGCATAGACGGAGATGCGGGCCCGATCGCCCTCCCCCGCCAGCCGCAGCGGATCGGCGGCGGGGGCATAACTCATGCCGAGCGCGATCACGCTGCGCACCTCCGGCCACAGGCCGGCGGGGGTGCCGCGATGATGTTCGCGCTCCGCCATCCAGATCATGTCGCCGTGGCGCCCCTCGTCCAGCCACTGGCGCAGCCGGGCGGCGGTCTGCGGCGCGGCGTCGGCGCGCGCGATACCGCAGGCGACGAAGCCCAGCTCCGCCGCTTTCGCCTTGATGCGCGCCTCGATCCCGGGTTGCTGCTTGTGTTCGGACACGGGCCGCCGCTACCACAGATCGGGGGCCGGGGTCATCGGCCCGGCATACGGGCGGGATGAACTTTTGGCGGACGATCAAACGGCGGTGTTCGCCGAACATCTGGTAAAGCGCTTCGGCGACCGGCGCGTCGTCGACGGCGTCGACCTGTCGGTGCCGCGCGGCGCGATCTACGGCGTGCTCGGTCCGAACGGCGCGGGCAAGACGACGACGCTGCGCACGCTGCTGGGGATCATCGAACCCGATGAGGGGCGCCGGTCGATCCTGGGCCATTTCGCCCCGCGCGAGGCGAGCGACCGGGTCGGCTATCTGCCCGAGGAACGCGGCCTGTATCCATCGATGAAGGCGCGCGATGCGATCGCGTTCATGGGCGCTCTCCGCGGGCTGGACCGCAAGACCGGCCGCACGCGCGCTGCCGAGATGATGGAGGCGGCGGGTCTGGGCCACGCGATCGACGAGAAAATCAAGAAGCTGTCGAAGGGCATGGCACAGCTGGTCCAGCTGCTCGGATCGGTGGTGCACCGCCCCGACCTGCTGGTGCTCGACGAACCGTTTTCGGGGCTCGACCCGGTCAACCAGGAAAAGCTGGAGGCGCTGATCCTCGCCGAGCGAGATCGCGGCGCGACGGTATTGTTCTCGACGCACATCATGGCGCATGCCGAGCGGGTGTGCGACCGGCTGGCGATCATCGCCGGCGGCAAGCGCCGCTTCGAGGGAACGGTGGACGATGCGCGCGGCACATTGCCCAGCCGGGTACGCTACCTGCCGACGCGGCCGGATGCGGCGGTGGCCGATGCGCTGCCGCACGATGCGGTGGCCGACGGGGACGGATGGCGTTTCCAGTTGCCGCCTGAGGGGATCGAGGGATTGCTGGTGACGCTGATCGAGCGAGGCTACGGCATCGGCGGATTGTCGATCGAGCGGCCGAGCCTGCATGACGCCTTCGTCCGCATCGTCGGACGCGATGCGGTGGATGCGGCCGGCGGGGAGGACGCGGCATGAACCTCGCCCGGACGCTGCGTCAGGCGCTGACCATCGCGCGGCGCGATTTCATCGCGACGGTGTTCACGCCGATCTTCCTCCTGTTCCTGTTCGCGCCGGTCATCATGGGATCGTTCGGCGCAGTCGGCGGCCTGGGTGCGGCAAGCGTCGCCGACGGACGGGGCGACAAGGCCCGGATCGTCGCGATCGTACCGGATCGCGAGGCGGCGACGATCGCCCGGGCGGACACGCGGCTGCGCGATGTGTTCCGGCGCGACGAGGAGGCGCCGCCGGGCCTCACCACGCTGCGCCCGGCCGGCGACCCCGCCACGCAGGCGCGGGCCGCCTTCGCCACTAGGGAGTACGAAGCGACGGCGGTGCTGTTCGGGCCGCTCGACGCGCCGCAGGTGCTGTACGGCCCGCGTGGCAAGCGCGCCGCGGACTATCTGGCGCTGCTCGCGGCGGAAACGCTGGCGGCGGATCGGTTGAACGGCGACATGCCGCAGGTCACCGCGGTGAAGACGGCGATGGAACGGCCCGGCGGATCGGCCGGCAACCGCCGCCAGTCGGCATCGTTCGCGGTGTTCGGCGTGTTCCTGCTCAACCTGTTCCTGGCGAGCCAGGTGGTCGGCACGATGGCCGAAGAGCGCAACAACAAGGTGATCGAGGTGCTCGCTGCGGCGGTGCCGCTGGAAAGCGTGTTCCTGGGCAAGCTGCTCGGCATGTTCGGCGTGGCGATCCTGTTCGTCTGCTTCTGGGGGACGATCATCGCCAAGCTGGGATCGCTGCTGCCGCCGGAGGTCGCATCGGCGCTGGCGATCCAGGCCGCGGTCGGCATGCCGGCCTTCGTCGCGCTGTTCGTGATCTATTTCACCATGGCCTATCTGTTGCTCGGGTCGGCATTCCTCGTCGTCGGCGCGCAGGCATCGACCCCGCGCGAGATCCAGATGCTGGCGCTGCCCATCTCGGTCTTGCAGATGGGGATGCTGGCCTTGTCGCTCGCCGGGACCGCGCGACCGGGCAGCTGGGTGGCGACGCTGGCGGAGATGTTCCCGCTGTCGTCGCCGTTCGCGATGGCGGGCCGGGCGGCGACCTCCGCCGAACTATGGCCGCACATCGCGGCGATCGCGTGGCAATTGCTGTGGGTGTCGATCTTCATCACGCTCGGCGCGCGGCTGTTCCGGCGCGGGGTGCTGCAATCGGGCAGCGCCAAGCCGTTCTGGAAGCGGGCGCGGGGGTAAGCCGATCGTCCGGCCGCGCCGCATCGCAGTTGCGACGAAGGGCAATTGACACGAATGTCAGTTGGGTATCTCCTGCCGGAAAACGACAGGAGAGAGACGATGGCGACGCTGGTGCAGCCCGAAATGCGGGTCGATCCGCTCGATGTCAGCCGCGCGGACCTGTACCGCGACGACACCTGGCAGGCGCCGTTCGCACGGCTGCGCGGCGAAGCGCCGGTCTATCGCTGCGAACACAGCGATTACGGCCCCTATTGGTCGGTCAGCACCTACAAGCCGATCGTCGAGGTCGAATCGCTGCCGGACCTCTATTCTTCGGAGGCGGGCGGCATCACGCTCGCCGACTTCCTGCCCGAAAGCGACGTGCGGATGCCGATGTTCATCGCGCGCGACCGGCCGGTGCATACCGGACAGCGGCGCACCGTCGCCCCCGCCTTCACGCCGTCCGAGATGGCGCGGATGAGCGAGGACATCCGGCGTCGTACCGCCGAAATCCTCGACAGCCTGCCGTGGAACACGCGGTTCGACTGGGTCGATACCGTGTCGATCGAACTGACGACGCAGATGCTGGCGATCCTGTTCGACTTCCCGTGGGAGGACCGGCGCAAGCTGACCTTCTGGTCCGACTGGGCGGGTGATATCGAACTCATCAAGAACGAGGATCTGCGCAAACAGCGGCTGGCGCACATGTACGAATGCGGCGCCTATTTCCAGCAGCTGTGGAACAGCAAGGTCGGCAAGCCCCAGACGCCCGACCTCATCAGCATGATGATCCATTCGGATGCGATGAGCCACATGGACCATTTCGAATTCATCGGAAACCTGATCCTGCTGATCGTCGGCGGCAACGACACGACGCGCAACACGATGTCGGCGCTCGCCTATGGGCTGGATCGCTTTCCCGACGCACGCGCGCAACTGGAAGGCGATCCGACGCTGATCGCCAATGCGACGCAGGAAATCATTCGCTGGCAGACGCCGCTGGCGCACATGCGGCGCACCGCGACGCGCGATACCGAGCTGATGGGGCAGACGATCCGCGAAGGCGACAAGCTGGCGCTCTGGTACATCTCGGCAAACCGGGACGAGAGCGTGTTCGGGCCGGATGCCGACGCCATT
The sequence above is a segment of the Sphingomonas insulae genome. Coding sequences within it:
- a CDS encoding cytochrome P450; this translates as MATLVQPEMRVDPLDVSRADLYRDDTWQAPFARLRGEAPVYRCEHSDYGPYWSVSTYKPIVEVESLPDLYSSEAGGITLADFLPESDVRMPMFIARDRPVHTGQRRTVAPAFTPSEMARMSEDIRRRTAEILDSLPWNTRFDWVDTVSIELTTQMLAILFDFPWEDRRKLTFWSDWAGDIELIKNEDLRKQRLAHMYECGAYFQQLWNSKVGKPQTPDLISMMIHSDAMSHMDHFEFIGNLILLIVGGNDTTRNTMSALAYGLDRFPDARAQLEGDPTLIANATQEIIRWQTPLAHMRRTATRDTELMGQTIREGDKLALWYISANRDESVFGPDADAIRVDRPNARRHLAFGHGIHRCVGARLAEMQIGILLEEMAKRRMRVNVLEEPTRVAACFVHGYRSLPVEISRY
- a CDS encoding ABC transporter ATP-binding protein, which encodes MADDQTAVFAEHLVKRFGDRRVVDGVDLSVPRGAIYGVLGPNGAGKTTTLRTLLGIIEPDEGRRSILGHFAPREASDRVGYLPEERGLYPSMKARDAIAFMGALRGLDRKTGRTRAAEMMEAAGLGHAIDEKIKKLSKGMAQLVQLLGSVVHRPDLLVLDEPFSGLDPVNQEKLEALILAERDRGATVLFSTHIMAHAERVCDRLAIIAGGKRRFEGTVDDARGTLPSRVRYLPTRPDAAVADALPHDAVADGDGWRFQLPPEGIEGLLVTLIERGYGIGGLSIERPSLHDAFVRIVGRDAVDAAGGEDAA
- a CDS encoding ABC transporter permease, yielding MNLARTLRQALTIARRDFIATVFTPIFLLFLFAPVIMGSFGAVGGLGAASVADGRGDKARIVAIVPDREAATIARADTRLRDVFRRDEEAPPGLTTLRPAGDPATQARAAFATREYEATAVLFGPLDAPQVLYGPRGKRAADYLALLAAETLAADRLNGDMPQVTAVKTAMERPGGSAGNRRQSASFAVFGVFLLNLFLASQVVGTMAEERNNKVIEVLAAAVPLESVFLGKLLGMFGVAILFVCFWGTIIAKLGSLLPPEVASALAIQAAVGMPAFVALFVIYFTMAYLLLGSAFLVVGAQASTPREIQMLALPISVLQMGMLALSLAGTARPGSWVATLAEMFPLSSPFAMAGRAATSAELWPHIAAIAWQLLWVSIFITLGARLFRRGVLQSGSAKPFWKRARG
- the queG gene encoding tRNA epoxyqueuosine(34) reductase QueG produces the protein MSEHKQQPGIEARIKAKAAELGFVACGIARADAAPQTAARLRQWLDEGRHGDMIWMAEREHHRGTPAGLWPEVRSVIALGMSYAPAADPLRLAGEGDRARISVYAQGGDYHDVIKRALKALGRWLAQEAGCDLKVFVDTAPVMEKPLSEAAGLGWQGKHTNLVSRDHGSWLFLGAIYTTLDLAPDRPGRDTCGSCDACQRACPTDAFPAPYRLDARRCISYLTIEHAGPIPHEFREGIGNRIYGCDDCLSVCPWNKFAATAAANIAFHPRAELTAPMLADILALDDASFRQVFAGSPIKRIGRGRMVRNAAIAAGNSGTATLLPALEQLRHDDDAVVAEAAAWAIGRLR